CACGCTTCGCCACGCCCAACTGGCGCGCCAGCTTTTCAAACTTACGGGCGTGTTTATCGCGTCCGGCAACCAGCAGCCACACGGACGGATGTGCGACAATTGCACGCAGCGCCGTCGCGACGCCTTTGCGGGTAAAACCGGAACCGACATACGCCAGCACCGGCGCGTCGGCAGGAATGCCCAGCGCCGTTCGCAGGGGCAACTCGCGCACGCTGGGGTGAAAATGGGTAGTATCGACGCCGTTATAAATCACCGTCAATTGGTCGTCGCGCAACTGAAAACGGCGGGCGATATCATCGCGCACCATCCGCGAATTACAGATAACCTTGCGCAGCGCAGGATGAGCGAACATCTGGCGCTCTGCCTGCAAAATGTAGTGGTGATAGGGGCTGAAATTCTGCGACCAGCGTTTTAGCGGTGACAGAATACGGTTGTACTGCTCAAGCCAGGTGGCGTGTACGCCATCCCCGGCGCGGAAAATGGTCGCACCGGGAATGCGCTCATGGCTCTGCACAATGTCGAAATCGGCAAAGTGCGCCGCTGCGGCGTCAGCAAAACCCGCTTCGCGCATTTTGCGGTTACGAAACGGTGGATTGACCGTCAGGGTGTGCCAGCCAGCAGCGTTTTCCCATTCGCGGGCGATCAGCGTGACATCCAGCGATGTATCCTGTGCCAGCACATTTAAGGCGCGGGAAACGAAACGCTCTGCGCCGCCATTCGGGTTATAGGTTTGTCTGACGATAGCCAGCTTCATGCGGGGGTTTCCAGCAATAAGGTATCAATCGCGCCGAGCACCTGCGCAGGCGTAATAGCGGTAATGCAATCAGAAACCTGGCTGTCGCCACAGCCCGCTTTGCCGCAAGGCTGGCAGGTGAAACCGGCGGTAATGACCCGGTAAGTGACACCCCACGGTGCCCATTTTATCGCGCCCGTCGGGCCGAAAATGGCGACGGTGGGCGTACCCACGGCGCTGGCCAGGTGCATTGGCATGGAATCCACGCCGAAGAAGAGCCGCGCGTGTTTCATCAACGCGCCCAGTTCTTTCAGATTCAGTTGCCCGCTTAAATCAAACACCGGCTGCGTCAATGCGGCGCGCAGCTTATCCATATAGTCGCTCTCTTCTTTCGACGGCGCGGCCGAGAGAATGATCGGTAAGCCACGGGCTGCCAGCGTGTCGATAGTCGCCGCCAGCTTGTCGATTTGCCAGGCTTTGAACATCCAGCGCGATGTCGGGTGCACCAGAATGTAGGATTTGCTGGTGAGGCCAAAACCCGCCAGTTTTTGCAAAATGGTGTTTTCCGCTTCCTCACCTGGCGTAAATAACGTGCGTTTGTCCTCTGCGCTGGCCGGGTGGATGCCAATACGGCGCAGGGCGTCCAGGTTCACTTCCACCATATGGCGGCTGTTATCCTGAATTGCCGGGTAGAGCGTGGTGAAAGATTTCACCCAGCGCCAGCGGGCGAGGCCGTCGCGCTTATCCGGTTTGAAGCCGACAGAGACGCGGGGTTTCAGCTTGCGCGCCAGACGCGCGCCGTGCCAGTGTTCGGTGAGGTTTATCAGCACATCGTAATTGCGCGCCTTTAGTCGGTTGCGCAGGCCGCGATAGAGGCTTAACTGTTTCAGCCAGCCCTGTTTGCGCCATTTGCGCCCGATGGTATGCACCTGATCGATATACGGATGGTTGGTTAACATCGCCTGAGTATCGTCGTACACCAACGCATCCACTTCGACGCCGGGCCAGTTTTTCTTCAGTACGGTAAACATCGGCGAGGTCAGCAAGACATCACCGTGGTGACGCAACTTGATAATCAGCACCCGTTTCGGCGGGCGTTCGGGTGAGAAAAAATCAGACATGGACACGCTCAGCTGTCAGCAAAGGCTGTAATTGGCGATAAACCGCAGCGGCAGAAAGGCTGCTCAGCTGCGAAGAGTTTTCCGGGCGGCAAATGGTTTGGTTTTTCCCGTAGCCACCGATAAGACCAGGATCCGTTGGGCCATAAAGCGTGACGTTCGGCCTGTCCAGCGCAGCGGTAAGATGGCTTAAACCGGTATCAACTGAGACGACAAACCGCGCGCCGGCCAGTTCTCGTGCCACATTCTCAAGGCTCATCCGCGGCAAGACATCGACAAAATTCAGCCCTTGCGCCAGCCGTTTCGCGCGGGCTTCTTCATGCGGCGCCCCCCACGGTAACTTTATGCGTAAGCCGCTATCTGCCAACAAATTAAGTAACTCGCGCCAGTGTGCTTCCGGCCAGTGTTTATCATCGCGGGTGGTGGCGTGTAAGAACACGGCATAGGGCGAATGCGCCGCGTCGGCGACGGCAAAATGGCGGGCGATGGCGTAATCACCCTGCGTTTGCGGTTTGGTATAACCGAGGCTTTTGGCAAATAATTCGCGGGTGCGCTCAACCGCATGTTGCTGTTTAGCAATGTGGTGACGGCGATTGTAAAACAGGCTCGCTAAGGGCTCGCGCGCGGTGCGCCAGTCCATACCATGCTTCACACCGTGTGCCAGCCGGGTGACCAGTGCGGCACTTTTCACCAGCCCTTGCGCATCAATAATCGCGTCGTACCGCTCAGCCTGTACCGCCTGGCGAAAGGCTTTACGCTCGGCGGCAATGGGGGCGGAAAACCAGGCTTTGCGCCAGCGGCGGATCGCCACTGGAATAACGCGCTCAACGGCGGCGTGCCAGGAGGGGATCTGGGCGAAACCCTCTTCCACCACCCAGTCAAAACGGATGCCGGGAATCGCCTGCGCGGCGTCGGTGAGCGCGGGCAGTGTATGCAGCACATCGCCCATCGACGAGGTTTTAACGATCAATACCCGCATCGGTTATCCTTCCGCGTCCAGCAACAGCGCGTTCAGCTCTTCCAGCACGCGCTGCGGAGTAATGTCGATCAAACTCTGATGATAGCCTTCGGCTGCGTCGCCTTTGCGCACTTTGTGGTAGCCGGAAATCAGGCGGATCACGCGGGCTTTGTGCGACAGCGGCGGGGTGAAATCCGGGCTGCTTGGCCCGTAAAGCGCCACCAGCGGGCGGTTAAGCGCGGCAGCGACATGCATCAAACCGGAATCATTGGTCACCACCGCTTTACAGGCGGCAATCAGCACAACGGCTTGCTCCAGTTGCGTTTCACCGGCCAGATTGCGGCACCAGGCTTGCTGCTCTGTGCTCAGCGAAGCCAGAATCTCGTTGCCCGCTTCGTGATCTTTTGCCGAACCAAACAGCAACACCTGGTAGCCTTCGTCAATCAGTTGCTTTGCCAGCTCTGCGTAATGGTAGTGCGGCCAGCGTTTGGCCGGGCCGAACTCTGCGCCTGGGCAAAAACCAATCAGCGGGCGTTCTGCAGAAATAGCAAACGCCTCGCAAACTTGTAATTTTTCGCTGTCGTTAACCTGCAACTGCGGCCACAGCAGCGGCTGGGGCAGATCCTGTGCCGAGCGCATCACACCTTTGTCATAGGCCAGCGCCACATAGCGCTCCACCATTAACGGCCAGGCTTGTTTATCCAGTACGCGAGCGTCATTGAGCAGACCGTAACGCATTTCACCGCGCCAGCCGGTACGGTGCGGCACGTTGGCAAAGAACGGTACCAGAGCGGATTTAAACGAATTAGGCAGCACGTAGGCACGGTCATAACGGCGCTCGCGCAGGCTGTGGCCCAGCTTACGGCGCGCGCCAATTTCCAGCGCACCGTGGCCGAGCGGCATCGGGATCGCTTCGTTGACTTCCGGCATGCGTGACAAAAGTGGACGGCACCACGCGGGTGCCATCACATCGATTATCGCCTGGGGAAAGCGCGCTTTAAGCGTGCGGTAAAGACTCTGCGACATCATCATGTCGCCGACCCAGGACGGGCCAATGACCAAAATTTTCATACTTACGCGTCGCGGTTCAGCCAGGCCATATACTCGGTTACGCCTTCGGCGACAGTTTTAAACGGTTTGTCGTAACCTGCCGCACGCAGGTTGGTCAGATCCGCCTGGGTAAACGCCTGGTAGCGGCCTTTCAGTTTGTCCGGGAACGGAATGTATTCGATGCTGCCTTTTTTGTGAAAAGCCAGCGTCGCATCGGCCACAGCCTGGAAAGATTCTGCGCGACCGGTGCCCAGGTTGTAGATACCGGAAACGCCGTTTTCCCAGAACCACAGGTTCACTGCCGCAACATCGCCCACGTAGACGAAATCGCGTTTGAAGTTTTCGCTACCTTCGAACAGTTTCGGGCTTTCGCCGTTGTTCAACTGGGTATTGAGGTGGAAAGCCACGCTCGCCATGCTGCCTTTGTGCCCTTCGCGCGGACCATACACGTTGAAGTAGCGGAAGCCGACGATCGGTGAGTTCGCTTCCGGCAGGATGCCGCGCACATACTCGTCGAACAGCATTTTTGAGTAGCCGTAAACGTTAAGCGGCTTTTCGTATTCGCGGGATTCGATAAAGTCCGAAGTACGGCCACCGTAAGTCGCGGCAGAAGACGCGTACAGGAACGGGATTTCGCGCTCCAGGCAGTAGTGCAGCAGCTCTTTGGAGTACTGATAGTTGTTATCCATCATGTACTTGCCATCCCACTCAGTGGTGGATGAACACGCACCTTCGTGGAATACGGCTTCAATATCACCGAACTCTTCACCAGACATAATCTGGATCAGGAAATCTTCTTTATCCATGTAGTCGGCAATGTGCAGGTCGACCAGATTGACGAATTTGGTGCCGTCTTTCAGGTTGTCCACCACCAGAATATCGGTGATGCCTTTATCATTCAGGGCCTTAACGATGTTGCTGCCGATAAAACCCGCGCCGCCGGTCACGATGATCATAACTGTACCTTTGAAAAGTGGAGCGTTGAGACGATCTCAGACACTAATGTCTCTTATCATATCATCACATTGACGACCCTTCAGCCATTCACCCAGTGAACGATATGGCTATGCGTGATTTATGCTACAAAATGAAGAATGGATGCTGTGTCATCTCGTATCACCGTATACCTTTCGGTAATATGTGCCGAAATTTGCCCTGTCTGGAGAATTGCGATGCGTGGGGATTTTTATAAACAGTTAACGAACGACCTGGAAACCGCGCGTGCGGAAGGGTTGTTTAAAGAAGAACGCATTATTACGTCGGCCCAGCAGGCTGATATCACCGTGGCCAATGGTGACCATGTCATTAACTTCTGCGCCAATAACTATCTTGGCCTTGCCAACCACCCTGATTTGATTGCTGCCGCGAAAGCCGGTATGGACAGTCACGGTTTCGGTATGGCCTCAGTGCGCTTTATCTGCGGCACGCAGGACAGCCACAAAGCGCTGGAGAAGAAGCTGGCCGACTTCCTCGGTATGGAAGATTCCATTCTTTACTCCTCCTGCTTCGATGCGAACGGCGGCCTGTTTGAAACGCTGCTCGGCGCGGAAGACGCCATCATTTCCGATGCGCTGAACCATGCTTCCATCATCGACGGTGTACGTTTGTGTAAAGCGAAGCGCTACCGCTATGCCAACAACGATATGCAGGAGTTGGAAGCCCGCCTGAAAGAGGCGCGTGAAGCGGGGGCGCGTCATGTGCTGATTGCGACTGACGGCGTGTTTTCCATGGATGGCGTGATCGCTAACCTGCAAGGCGTGTGCGATCTGGCGGATAAATATGACGCGCTGGTGATGGTCGATGATTCTCACGCGGTCGGTTTTGTTGGCGCGAATGGTCGCGGTACACATGAATATTGCGACGTGATGGGGCGCGTGGACATCATCACCGGCACGCTGGGCAAAGCGCTTGGCGGTGCGTCCGGCGGTTACACCGCGGCGCGTAAAGAGGTGGTGGAGTGGCTGCGTCAGCGTTCCCGCCCGTATCTTTTCTCCAACTCACTGGCGCCAGCCATTGTTGCTGCGTCTATTAAAGTGCTGGAAATGCTGGAATCCGGCGCTGAGCTGCGCAATCGCCTGTGGGCAAATGCCCGTCTGTTCCGCGAAAGAATGACCGCCGCAGGTTTCACATTGGCAGGTGCAGACCACGCCATTATCCCGGTGATGCTGGGTGATGCGGTAGTGGCGCAGAACTTCGCACGCGAACTGCAAAAAGAGGGGATCTATGTCACCGGTTTCTTCTTCCCGGTGGTACCGAAAGGTCAGGCGCGTATCCGCACACAAATGTCTGCGGCGCATACGCCTGAACAAATTGAGCGTGCGGTTGCTGCCTTTACCCGCATTGGTAAACAACTGGGTGTGATTGCCTGAGGGCGTGAGATGAAAGCGTTATCCAAACTGAAAGCGGAAGAAGGCATCTGGATGACCGACGTACCGGAGCCGGACGTTGGTCATAACGATCTGCTGATTAAAATTCGCAAAACCGCGATTTGCGGCACTGACGTGCATATCTACAACTGGGACGACTGGTCACAAAAAACCATTCCTGTGCCGATGGTGGTCGGGCATGAATATGTCGGCGAAGTGGTGGGCATCGGCCAGGAAGTGAAAGGCTTTAAAATTGGCGATCGCGTTTCCGGCGAAGGCCACATTACCTGCGGCCACTGCCGTAACTGCCGTGCCGGGCGTACGCACCTGTGCCGTAACACCACGGGTGTGGGCGTCAACCGTCCTGGGTGTTTTGCTGAATACCTGGTGATCCCGGCGTTCAACGCTTTCAAAATCCCCGACAATATTTCTGATGATTTGGCGTCGATTTTCGATCCGTTTGGTAACGCGGTGCACACGGCGCTCTCCTTTGATTTAGTCGGCGAAGATGTGCTGGTCTCCGGCGCAGGCCCGATTGGGATTATGGCGGCGGCGGTGGCAAAACACGTTGGCGCACGCCATGTAGTGATCACCGATGTGAATGAGTACCGCCTCGATCTGGCGCGCAAAATGGGTGTGACCCGCGCGGTTAACGTCGCCAAAGAGAATCTGGCGGATGTGATGGCAGACCTGGGCATGACCGAAGGGTTCGACGTGGGTCTGGAGATGTCCGGCGCGCCACCTGCGTTCCGTACGATGCTCGACACCATGAACCACGGTGGCCGTATTGCGATGCTGGGGATTCCGTCATCCGATATGTCTATCGACTGGACTAAAGTCATCTTCAAGGGGCTGTTTATCAAAGGGATTTACGGCCGTGAGATGTTTGAAACCTGGTATAAGATGGCGGCGTTAATCCAGTCTGGTCTGGATCTTTCCCCGATCATTACCCACCGTTTCAGCATTGATGAGTTTCAGCAGGGCTTCGACGCGATGCGCTCAGGACAGTCCGGCAAAGTGATTCTGCGCTGGGATTAATGACGAAAAAGGCGCCAGTGGGCGCCTTTTTAATGCTTAAGGGTG
This genomic interval from Kosakonia sacchari SP1 contains the following:
- the tdh gene encoding L-threonine 3-dehydrogenase; protein product: MKALSKLKAEEGIWMTDVPEPDVGHNDLLIKIRKTAICGTDVHIYNWDDWSQKTIPVPMVVGHEYVGEVVGIGQEVKGFKIGDRVSGEGHITCGHCRNCRAGRTHLCRNTTGVGVNRPGCFAEYLVIPAFNAFKIPDNISDDLASIFDPFGNAVHTALSFDLVGEDVLVSGAGPIGIMAAAVAKHVGARHVVITDVNEYRLDLARKMGVTRAVNVAKENLADVMADLGMTEGFDVGLEMSGAPPAFRTMLDTMNHGGRIAMLGIPSSDMSIDWTKVIFKGLFIKGIYGREMFETWYKMAALIQSGLDLSPIITHRFSIDEFQQGFDAMRSGQSGKVILRWD
- the rfaC gene encoding lipopolysaccharide heptosyltransferase RfaC, whose product is MRVLIVKTSSMGDVLHTLPALTDAAQAIPGIRFDWVVEEGFAQIPSWHAAVERVIPVAIRRWRKAWFSAPIAAERKAFRQAVQAERYDAIIDAQGLVKSAALVTRLAHGVKHGMDWRTAREPLASLFYNRRHHIAKQQHAVERTRELFAKSLGYTKPQTQGDYAIARHFAVADAAHSPYAVFLHATTRDDKHWPEAHWRELLNLLADSGLRIKLPWGAPHEEARAKRLAQGLNFVDVLPRMSLENVARELAGARFVVSVDTGLSHLTAALDRPNVTLYGPTDPGLIGGYGKNQTICRPENSSQLSSLSAAAVYRQLQPLLTAERVHV
- the rfaD gene encoding ADP-glyceromanno-heptose 6-epimerase, with the translated sequence MIIVTGGAGFIGSNIVKALNDKGITDILVVDNLKDGTKFVNLVDLHIADYMDKEDFLIQIMSGEEFGDIEAVFHEGACSSTTEWDGKYMMDNNYQYSKELLHYCLEREIPFLYASSAATYGGRTSDFIESREYEKPLNVYGYSKMLFDEYVRGILPEANSPIVGFRYFNVYGPREGHKGSMASVAFHLNTQLNNGESPKLFEGSENFKRDFVYVGDVAAVNLWFWENGVSGIYNLGTGRAESFQAVADATLAFHKKGSIEYIPFPDKLKGRYQAFTQADLTNLRAAGYDKPFKTVAEGVTEYMAWLNRDA
- the rfaQ gene encoding putative lipopolysaccharide heptosyltransferase III, whose product is MSDFFSPERPPKRVLIIKLRHHGDVLLTSPMFTVLKKNWPGVEVDALVYDDTQAMLTNHPYIDQVHTIGRKWRKQGWLKQLSLYRGLRNRLKARNYDVLINLTEHWHGARLARKLKPRVSVGFKPDKRDGLARWRWVKSFTTLYPAIQDNSRHMVEVNLDALRRIGIHPASAEDKRTLFTPGEEAENTILQKLAGFGLTSKSYILVHPTSRWMFKAWQIDKLAATIDTLAARGLPIILSAAPSKEESDYMDKLRAALTQPVFDLSGQLNLKELGALMKHARLFFGVDSMPMHLASAVGTPTVAIFGPTGAIKWAPWGVTYRVITAGFTCQPCGKAGCGDSQVSDCITAITPAQVLGAIDTLLLETPA
- a CDS encoding glycosyltransferase family 4 protein, producing the protein MKLAIVRQTYNPNGGAERFVSRALNVLAQDTSLDVTLIAREWENAAGWHTLTVNPPFRNRKMREAGFADAAAAHFADFDIVQSHERIPGATIFRAGDGVHATWLEQYNRILSPLKRWSQNFSPYHHYILQAERQMFAHPALRKVICNSRMVRDDIARRFQLRDDQLTVIYNGVDTTHFHPSVRELPLRTALGIPADAPVLAYVGSGFTRKGVATALRAIVAHPSVWLLVAGRDKHARKFEKLARQLGVAKRVRFLGPVADIRQVYGSADALILPTLYDPFPNVCVEALACGLPLFTSPGCGAAEWVVEGENGWVRDALDSEGYSASVGEWLAGRTRDVDYAAAARATAEPWTLERMAQELQTLYRDLLR
- the kbl gene encoding glycine C-acetyltransferase, which translates into the protein MRGDFYKQLTNDLETARAEGLFKEERIITSAQQADITVANGDHVINFCANNYLGLANHPDLIAAAKAGMDSHGFGMASVRFICGTQDSHKALEKKLADFLGMEDSILYSSCFDANGGLFETLLGAEDAIISDALNHASIIDGVRLCKAKRYRYANNDMQELEARLKEAREAGARHVLIATDGVFSMDGVIANLQGVCDLADKYDALVMVDDSHAVGFVGANGRGTHEYCDVMGRVDIITGTLGKALGGASGGYTAARKEVVEWLRQRSRPYLFSNSLAPAIVAASIKVLEMLESGAELRNRLWANARLFRERMTAAGFTLAGADHAIIPVMLGDAVVAQNFARELQKEGIYVTGFFFPVVPKGQARIRTQMSAAHTPEQIERAVAAFTRIGKQLGVIA
- the rfaF gene encoding ADP-heptose--LPS heptosyltransferase RfaF encodes the protein MKILVIGPSWVGDMMMSQSLYRTLKARFPQAIIDVMAPAWCRPLLSRMPEVNEAIPMPLGHGALEIGARRKLGHSLRERRYDRAYVLPNSFKSALVPFFANVPHRTGWRGEMRYGLLNDARVLDKQAWPLMVERYVALAYDKGVMRSAQDLPQPLLWPQLQVNDSEKLQVCEAFAISAERPLIGFCPGAEFGPAKRWPHYHYAELAKQLIDEGYQVLLFGSAKDHEAGNEILASLSTEQQAWCRNLAGETQLEQAVVLIAACKAVVTNDSGLMHVAAALNRPLVALYGPSSPDFTPPLSHKARVIRLISGYHKVRKGDAAEGYHQSLIDITPQRVLEELNALLLDAEG